A section of the Phaseolus vulgaris cultivar G19833 chromosome 8, P. vulgaris v2.0, whole genome shotgun sequence genome encodes:
- the LOC137827018 gene encoding rust resistance kinase Lr10-like: protein MAKPSLLSLHGYGILITIMLFLKLILIKGSSDHNECRELSCGLNQTPIRFPFQLAKGTHECAHPGYCLYCTQENNTMLLLPTIKLHVINIDYEKRQIYLKDPKNCLPKYFLKHSNSFNHYYFTESSVSFFDFSSLPYSPLRSQYGYYQDMISCPIYVTDSQASVLEWDLTFCSKMSDGTAPVSAIEMLQNEFTLTWSKPVCSACEAEGKRCKWKNNSTELIECLDCSDHKGLHKRITNFRSFIFSSTVIVGSIVFGLLGIMAFKIFRYFREKEEDQARVDKFLEDYKAEKPTRFTYADVKRITDGFKEKLGEGAHGAVFKGKLSNEILVAVKIINNTEGDGNEFINEVGIMGKIHHIHVVRLLGFCAEGIHRALVYNLFPKGSLQSFIFPPDDKEHFLGWEKMQHIALGIAKGIEYLHQGCNHPIIHFDINPRNVLLDDNFTPKISDFGLAKLCFKNPSLVSMTAARGTLGYMAPEVFSRNFGNVSYKSDIYSYGMLLLEMVGGRKNVDMSSSENIHVLYPDWIHNLVDGDIRIHIEYEGDVKIAKKLAIVGLWCIQWHSVNRPSIKSVIQMLETKEEHQLTVPPNPFHSTTSTLTSARRPLELEAIQE, encoded by the exons ATGGCAAAGCCTAGTCTACTGTCTCTCCATGGTTATGGCATATTGATCACAATAATGCTATTCCTAAAGCTCATTCTTATCAAAGGTAGCAGCGATCATAACGAGTGCAGGGAGTTGTCTTGTGGGCTAAACCAAACACCTATTAGATTTCCCTTCCAACTCGCCAAGGGGACGCATGAATGTGCTCATCCTGGGTATTGTCTGTATTGCACTCAAGAAAACAACACCATGCTTCTCCTCCCTACCATTAAACTCCACGTCATAAACATAGACTACGAAAAACGGCAAATTTACTTGAAAGACCCGAAGAATTGCCttccaaaatattttctaaagcACAGCAATTCTTTTAATCATTATTACTTTACCGAAAGCAGCGTGAGCTTCTTTGACTTCTCTTCACTTCCGTATAGTCCACTCAGAAGTCAATATGGCTACTACCAAGATATGATCTCCTGTCCGATTTACGTTACTGATTCTCAAGCAAGTGTCTTGGAATGGGACCTGACATTCTGTTCTAAGATGTCCGATGGTACTGCACCAGTCTCGGCAATCGAGATGCTGCAGAATGAGTTCACGTTGACATGGTCCAAACCAGTTTGTTCTGCGTGCGAAGCTGAAGGCAAAAGATGTAAATGGAAGAACAACAGCACCGAACTTATCGAATGTTTGGATTGCTCTGACCACAAGGGCctccataaaagaatcacaaatttcagatcttttattttttccagTACAG TTATCGTAGGTTCAATTGTTTTTGGCCTGCTGGGAATTATGGCTTTTAAGATTTTCCGCTATTTtagagagaaggaagaagaCCAAGCAAGAGTGGACAAGTTCTTAGAGGATTACAAAGCTGAAAAGCCTACGAGATTTACATACGCCGATGTCAAGAGAATCACCGatggttttaaagaaaaactagGGGAAGGAGCCCATGGAGCTGTTTTCAAAGGCAAACTTTCGAATGAGATTCTCGTGGCTGTGAAGATCATCAATAATACTGAAGGAGATGGGAATGAGTTCATCAACGAAGTTGGAATTATGGGAAAAATCCACCACATTCACGTGGTTCGTTTGCTAGGCTTTTGCGCCGAAGGAATCCATCGTGCTCTTGTCTACAATTTGTTTCCAAAGGGTTCACTACAAAGCTTCATATTTCCACCCGATGACAAGGAGCATTTCCTTGGGTGGGAGAAGATGCAACACATTGCTCTTGGTATAGCTAAAGGGATTGAGTATCTCCATCAAGGTTGTAATCATCCCATTATTCACTTTGACATCAATCCTCGGAATGTGTTACTTGATGACAACTTCACTCCAAAGATTTCTGATTTTGGATTAGCCAAATTGTGTTTCAAGAATCCAAGTTTGGTGTCCATGACAGCTGCTAGGGGAACCTTGGGATACATGGCACCGGAAGTTTTCTCCAGGAACTTCGGAAATGTATCCTACAAGTCTGATATTTACAGTTATGGAATGTTGTTGCTAGAAATGGTTGGAGGAAGGAAGAATGTAGACATGTCATCCTCAGAAAATATCCATGTTCTGTACCCAGATTGGATCCATAATCTTGTTGATGGAGACATACGTATCCATATTGAGTATGAAGGTGATGTTAAAATTGCGAAGAAGCTAGCCATTGTTGGACTTTGGTGCATTCAGTGGCATTCAGTGAACCGTCCATCCATAAAATCTGTCATACAAATGCTAGAAACTAAAGAGGAACACCAGTTAACTGTGCCTCCTAATCCATTTCATTCAACGACTTCAACTCTCACTTCAGCAAGAAGACCTTTGGAGTTGGAAGCAATTCAAGAGTGA